The following coding sequences lie in one Prionailurus viverrinus isolate Anna chromosome X, UM_Priviv_1.0, whole genome shotgun sequence genomic window:
- the PRDX4 gene encoding peroxiredoxin-4 isoform X2, which produces MDHRSRPRGIGLSRIPGNQSRTPRAPLPFHVEQEVREGEWEQREQPRQRTPAHGPSESQDLPDNVMAGALRAWEAEERPRTREEECHFYAGGQVYPGETSRVSAADHSLHLSKAKISKPAPYWEGTAVINGEFKELKLTDYHGKYLVFFFYPLDFTFVCPTEIIAFGDRIEEFRSINAEVVACSVDSQFTHLAWINTPRRQGGLGPIKIPLLSDLNHQISKDYGVYLEDSGHTLRGLFIIDDKGILRQITLNDLPVGRSVDETLRLVQAFQYTDKHGEVCPAGWKPGSDTIKPEDVMKAWWPREDL; this is translated from the exons ATGGATCACCGAAGCCGACCTCGGGGCATAGGCCTGAGCCGAATCCCTGGGAATCAGTCCCGAACCCCTCGGGCCCCACTCCCCTTCCACGTGGAACAGGAGGTCAGGGAAGGAGAATGGGAACAACGAGAGCAACCTCGTCAAAGGACTCCTGCCCATGGGCCGTCCGAAAGTCAAGACTTGCCAGACAACGTCATGG CCGGAGCTCTGCGGgcctgggaggcagaggagaggcccCGAACCCGCGAAGAAGAGTGTCACTTCTACGCGGGTGGACAAGTGTACCCAGGGGAGACGTCCCGGGTTTCGGCCGCTGATCACTCCCTGCACCTCAGCAAAGCCAAGA tttccaAGCCAGCGCCTTATTGGGAAGGAACAGCTGTGATAAATGGAGAGTTCAAGGAGCTCAAGTTAACTGACTATCATGGGAAATACCTGGTTTTTTTCTTCTACCCCCTTGATTT caCTTTTGTGTGTCCAACTGAAATCATCGCCTTTGGTGACAGAATTGAAGAATTCAGATCTATCAACGCTGAAGTCGTAGCATGCTCTGTCGATTCACAGTTTACCCATTTGGCCTG GATTAATACCCCTCGAAGACAAGGAGGACTTGGGCCAATAAAGATTCCACTTCTTTCAGATCTGAATCATCAAATCTCAAAGGACTATGGCGTTTATCTGGAGGACTCAGGCCACACTCTTAG AGGCCTTTTCATTATTGATGACAAAGGGATCCTAAGACAAATTACTCTGAATGACCTTCCTGTGGGAAGATCAGTGGATGAGACACTGCGTTTGGTTCAAGCATTCCAGTACACTGACAAACATGGAGAAG TCTGTCCTGCTGGTTGGAAACCAGGTAGTGACACA ATCAAACCTGAAGATGTCATGAAAGCCTGGTGGCCAAGAGAAGATCT ATAA
- the PRDX4 gene encoding peroxiredoxin-4 isoform X1 has product MDHRSRPRGIGLSRIPGNQSRTPRAPLPFHVEQEVREGEWEQREQPRQRTPAHGPSESQDLPDNVMAGALRAWEAEERPRTREEECHFYAGGQVYPGETSRVSAADHSLHLSKAKISKPAPYWEGTAVINGEFKELKLTDYHGKYLVFFFYPLDFTFVCPTEIIAFGDRIEEFRSINAEVVACSVDSQFTHLAWINTPRRQGGLGPIKIPLLSDLNHQISKDYGVYLEDSGHTLRGLFIIDDKGILRQITLNDLPVGRSVDETLRLVQAFQYTDKHGEVCPAGWKPGSDTIIPDPAGKLKYFDKVN; this is encoded by the exons ATGGATCACCGAAGCCGACCTCGGGGCATAGGCCTGAGCCGAATCCCTGGGAATCAGTCCCGAACCCCTCGGGCCCCACTCCCCTTCCACGTGGAACAGGAGGTCAGGGAAGGAGAATGGGAACAACGAGAGCAACCTCGTCAAAGGACTCCTGCCCATGGGCCGTCCGAAAGTCAAGACTTGCCAGACAACGTCATGG CCGGAGCTCTGCGGgcctgggaggcagaggagaggcccCGAACCCGCGAAGAAGAGTGTCACTTCTACGCGGGTGGACAAGTGTACCCAGGGGAGACGTCCCGGGTTTCGGCCGCTGATCACTCCCTGCACCTCAGCAAAGCCAAGA tttccaAGCCAGCGCCTTATTGGGAAGGAACAGCTGTGATAAATGGAGAGTTCAAGGAGCTCAAGTTAACTGACTATCATGGGAAATACCTGGTTTTTTTCTTCTACCCCCTTGATTT caCTTTTGTGTGTCCAACTGAAATCATCGCCTTTGGTGACAGAATTGAAGAATTCAGATCTATCAACGCTGAAGTCGTAGCATGCTCTGTCGATTCACAGTTTACCCATTTGGCCTG GATTAATACCCCTCGAAGACAAGGAGGACTTGGGCCAATAAAGATTCCACTTCTTTCAGATCTGAATCATCAAATCTCAAAGGACTATGGCGTTTATCTGGAGGACTCAGGCCACACTCTTAG AGGCCTTTTCATTATTGATGACAAAGGGATCCTAAGACAAATTACTCTGAATGACCTTCCTGTGGGAAGATCAGTGGATGAGACACTGCGTTTGGTTCAAGCATTCCAGTACACTGACAAACATGGAGAAG TCTGTCCTGCTGGTTGGAAACCAGGTAGTGACACA ATAATTCCAGATCCAGCTGGAAAACTGAAGTATTTTGATAAAGTCAACTGA
- the PRDX4 gene encoding peroxiredoxin-4 isoform X3, whose protein sequence is MEALPPPLATTTPASGRSRRLLMLPLLFFLLPAGALRAWEAEERPRTREEECHFYAGGQVYPGETSRVSAADHSLHLSKAKISKPAPYWEGTAVINGEFKELKLTDYHGKYLVFFFYPLDFTFVCPTEIIAFGDRIEEFRSINAEVVACSVDSQFTHLAWINTPRRQGGLGPIKIPLLSDLNHQISKDYGVYLEDSGHTLRGLFIIDDKGILRQITLNDLPVGRSVDETLRLVQAFQYTDKHGEVCPAGWKPGSDTIIPDPAGKLKYFDKVN, encoded by the exons ATGGAGGCGCTGCCGCCGCCGCTAGCCACGACCACTCCGGCCTCTGGCCGGAGCCGAAGACTGCTCATGCTGCCCCTGCTGTTCTTCTTGCTGCCAGCCGGAGCTCTGCGGgcctgggaggcagaggagaggcccCGAACCCGCGAAGAAGAGTGTCACTTCTACGCGGGTGGACAAGTGTACCCAGGGGAGACGTCCCGGGTTTCGGCCGCTGATCACTCCCTGCACCTCAGCAAAGCCAAGA tttccaAGCCAGCGCCTTATTGGGAAGGAACAGCTGTGATAAATGGAGAGTTCAAGGAGCTCAAGTTAACTGACTATCATGGGAAATACCTGGTTTTTTTCTTCTACCCCCTTGATTT caCTTTTGTGTGTCCAACTGAAATCATCGCCTTTGGTGACAGAATTGAAGAATTCAGATCTATCAACGCTGAAGTCGTAGCATGCTCTGTCGATTCACAGTTTACCCATTTGGCCTG GATTAATACCCCTCGAAGACAAGGAGGACTTGGGCCAATAAAGATTCCACTTCTTTCAGATCTGAATCATCAAATCTCAAAGGACTATGGCGTTTATCTGGAGGACTCAGGCCACACTCTTAG AGGCCTTTTCATTATTGATGACAAAGGGATCCTAAGACAAATTACTCTGAATGACCTTCCTGTGGGAAGATCAGTGGATGAGACACTGCGTTTGGTTCAAGCATTCCAGTACACTGACAAACATGGAGAAG TCTGTCCTGCTGGTTGGAAACCAGGTAGTGACACA ATAATTCCAGATCCAGCTGGAAAACTGAAGTATTTTGATAAAGTCAACTGA